TACAGCGCCGGTACGTAATGCAGCGCGAAGTACACCAGGGTCAGGGCGATCACCAGTCCCGGCAGCGCATGCAGCAGGTAGGGCAGGCGTTCGGCCCAGATGGCCAGTTGGCCCTTGTAGCGCACTACCAGCAGTCCCACCGGCACCGCCAGTACCAGGCACAGCGCTGCACCGCCCATGGACAGCGCGAGCGACGACAGCAGGGCTTCGGTGATCGCCGCCACCGGGAACGCCGCCGACGAACCGACCATCAGCCAGTACGCCAGCATGCCCAGGGGGATGCCGCTGCCGACGATCGCCAGTGCCAGGCAGTAAAGCTGCCCGGCAATCGCCCAGCGCCCCAGCGGTACCTGTTCGGCGTGTCGCGCCGCGCCCTGGCCGATGCGCACGTGGCGGCCCTTGCCGCGCACCCGCAATTCCAACCACAGCAGCATCAGGCACAGCGCCAGCAGCACCGCCGACAGCATCGCCGCGTTGGCGTTGCTGAATTCCAGTTCGAATTGCTGGTAGATCGCCGTGGTGAACGTTTGCAGGCCGATGATCGACAGTGCGCCGAATTCCACCAGCATGTGCAGCGCGATCAGCAGCGAGCCGGCCAGCAACGATGGCCACAGCAGCGGCAGGGTGACCTTGAAGAACACGCCCCAGCGGTTCAGCCCCAGGGTGCGCGCCGATTCTTCAAGGGACGGGTCGAGGTTGCGCAGGGTCGCCGCAACCGGCAGGAAGATCAGCGGATATTTGGACAGGGTCATCACCAGGATGGCGCCGCCCAGGCCCTCGAAGTGCGCGCTGAGCGACACCCAGGTGAAGCTGCTGACGAACGCCGGCACGGCGAACGGCAGGCACAGGATCACGCCCCACAGGCGCCGTCCCGGCAGGTTGCTGCGTTCCAGCAGCCAGGCCAGCGACAGGCCGATGACCCCGCAGGCGACGGTCACGCCGACCATCAGTGCCAGGGTATTGCGCAGCAGACCGAATACATAGGGGCGCCACAGCAAGTGCAGCGCCTCGGCCCAGCCGGCCTGCCAGGTTTTCAGGCCGACATAGGCCAGTGGCAGCAGACTGAGCACCACCAGCAGCAGGACCGGCAGCAGCAGCCAGATCGACGGCCGCTTGCGTCCTGTTAGATAGCCCCCGCGCACGGCGGGGGCGGATGACGATGCGCTCATCAATTCAAGCCAACATCGCGTTCCAGGTCCAGGGCTTCTTCGGCGTTGCCGAGGTCAGCCGGCGTGACGTTCGGCGCTTCCAGCTCGCTGAACGGCTTGAGGCCGCGATCCGAGACCATGCCTTTGTGCAGCGGGTACTCGGCGGTGGTCTGGGTGATCACGCGCTGGCCTTCTTCACTGGCCATGTACGCCAGCAGTTGTTGCGCTTCCTTCGGGTGCTTGGTGGCCTTGACCACGGCGGCACTGGAAACGGTGATCAGCCCGCCGACGTCGCCGCCGGTGAAGTAGTGCAGCTTGGAATCGAGCTGGCCTTTTTCCCGTTGCAGGGCGAACCAGTAATAGTTGTTCACCAGCACGGTGGCGATTTCGCCGTTTTCCACCGCCTTGAGGGCAACCATGTTGTTGCTGTAGGTCTTGCCGAATGCGCGCAGGCCGGTCAGCCATTCCTCGGCGGCGTCCATACCGTGCACACGGATGATGGCCACGGCCTGTTCCTGGAAAGCGCCGCTGGTGGGCACGAAACCGACCTTGCCTTGCCATTTCGGATCGGAAAACTCCATGACCGACTTGGGCAGGTCCTTTTCATCGACCAGCTTGGGGTTGAAGGCCACCACACGGACCCGTGCGGTCACGCCGATCCAGGTGCCGTTGGCGGCGACGTAATCCTTGGGCAGCACGGCCAGGGTGGCGGGATCGGTCTGGGCCAGCAGGCCCTGTTCGCCGAGTTTGTTCAGTGGTGGCGACTCTTCGGCGTAGAACACGTCGGCCGGCGAGCGGTCGCCTTCTTCGACGATCTGGCTGGCCAGCTGGTTGCTGCTGCCCTTGCGTACGTCGACGTGGATACCGGTCTTGGCTTCGAACGCCTTGGCGACGGCGTCACCGACTTCCTTGTGTTGGCCGTTGTAGAGGGTCAGGGAAACGGGATCGGCAGCCTGGGTGAGGGGAGTGGCGAGTGCCAGGCCGAGCAGGGTCATGGTCAGGCCGCGGCGCAGGGTATTTCGAAACATCATTCGCAGGGTTCCTCACTGTCGCATTGCAAAAACTTGCAACAATGATAAACGATATTGTTTCTCAAGTGCGCCTTGCGGCGGGGTTGTGCGTTTGGTATGGGGTGTTCTGAACCCTGAACCCTGAACCCTGAACCCTGAGCCC
This DNA window, taken from Pseudomonas sp. MYb118, encodes the following:
- a CDS encoding ABC transporter permease, with the protein product MSASSSAPAVRGGYLTGRKRPSIWLLLPVLLLVVLSLLPLAYVGLKTWQAGWAEALHLLWRPYVFGLLRNTLALMVGVTVACGVIGLSLAWLLERSNLPGRRLWGVILCLPFAVPAFVSSFTWVSLSAHFEGLGGAILVMTLSKYPLIFLPVAATLRNLDPSLEESARTLGLNRWGVFFKVTLPLLWPSLLAGSLLIALHMLVEFGALSIIGLQTFTTAIYQQFELEFSNANAAMLSAVLLALCLMLLWLELRVRGKGRHVRIGQGAARHAEQVPLGRWAIAGQLYCLALAIVGSGIPLGMLAYWLMVGSSAAFPVAAITEALLSSLALSMGGAALCLVLAVPVGLLVVRYKGQLAIWAERLPYLLHALPGLVIALTLVYFALHYVPALYQTSALLLVAYALLFLPLAQAPIRTALNKAAPQLEEAARTLGASSFSAFCRVTLPIIFPALGAAFALVFLDAMKELTATLLLSPTGLNTLATEVWAHTANVEFAAAAPYAALLIVVSGLPVYLLTTRMYLNR
- a CDS encoding extracellular solute-binding protein — protein: MMFRNTLRRGLTMTLLGLALATPLTQAADPVSLTLYNGQHKEVGDAVAKAFEAKTGIHVDVRKGSSNQLASQIVEEGDRSPADVFYAEESPPLNKLGEQGLLAQTDPATLAVLPKDYVAANGTWIGVTARVRVVAFNPKLVDEKDLPKSVMEFSDPKWQGKVGFVPTSGAFQEQAVAIIRVHGMDAAEEWLTGLRAFGKTYSNNMVALKAVENGEIATVLVNNYYWFALQREKGQLDSKLHYFTGGDVGGLITVSSAAVVKATKHPKEAQQLLAYMASEEGQRVITQTTAEYPLHKGMVSDRGLKPFSELEAPNVTPADLGNAEEALDLERDVGLN